A genomic window from Silene latifolia isolate original U9 population chromosome Y, ASM4854445v1, whole genome shotgun sequence includes:
- the LOC141626437 gene encoding uncharacterized protein LOC141626437 has protein sequence MAGDDTEPPKLEFSNPYYLGSHDVPGAKISHVTLRRDNYDDWRNSMRMSLKARRKFGFIDGSIKKPTDKFDLDNWEVVQCTIIQWIRNTIDPSLLHTISYVEDASVLWNELAAQFSVVDGSKVHALKTKLRDCRQTKGMDVTTYFGTLKSLWDSIIVHEPPFACKCGKCECNIGPDAIKRLDNERLHQFFMGLDPNLYSGVRSQQFQLDPLPSLSRAYQVVLQEERLRTSPAPPVDVSDVVAFATPSSSSSNVDWRVLRDQERGERGKFFCNFCDTRGHDLNNCYIKSQKFPEWWGDRPRTLAELRRSRNKHGVLAVVLVKLLLRVLFQLVRVQ, from the coding sequence ATGGCAGGCGATGACACCGAGCCACCAAAGCTCGAATTTTCGAATCCCTACTATCTCGGTTCCCATGACGTTCCGGGTGCTAAAATTTCTCACGTTACTCTTCGACGCGATAATTATGACGATTGGCGAAATTCCATGCGCATGTCATTAAAAGCTCGTCGAAAATTTGGTTTTATTGATGGCTCAATTAAAAAGCCAACAGACAAATTTGATCTTGACAATTGGGAAGTTGTCCAATGCACTATTATTCAATGGATTCGTAATACCATCGATCCCTCCTTGCTTCATACAATTTCATACGTTGAAGATGCCTCTGTCCTTTGGAATGAATTGGCGGCACAATTTTCCGTCGTTGATGGGTCGAAGGTACATGCTCTTAAGACTAAATTACGCGATTGTCGTCAAACCAAAGGTATGGATGTTACAACATATTTTGGTACTTTAAAATCACTTTGGGATTCTATTATTGTTCATGAGCCTCCTTTTGCTTGTAAGTGCGGTAAATGCGAATGCAATATTGGCCCGGATGCTATTAAACGGTTAGATAATGAGCGTTTACATCAGTTTTTTATGGGTCTCGACCCAAACCTATATTCTGGTGTTCGCTCACAACAATTCCAATTGGACCCGCTCCCCTCCCTTAGCCGTGCTTATCAAGTTGTTCTCCAAGAAGAACGTTTACGCACTTCCCCTGCTCCTCCTGTTGATGTCTCGGATGTGGTTGCCTTTGCCACTCCTAGTTCCTCTTCATCAAACGTAGACTGGAGGGTTTTGCGTGACCAAGAAAGAGGCGAACGTGGCAAGTTCTTTTGTAATTTCTGTGACACACGGGGTCATGATCTTAACAACTGCTATATCAAGTCTCAGAAATTCCCTGAATGGTGGGGCGATCGACCACGCACCTTGGCTGAGCTTCGTCGTTCTCGCAACAAACACGGGGTTCTGGCCGTGGTTCTGGTCAAACTGCTACTTCGAGTTCTGTTTCAGCTGGTACGGGTACAGTAA